From one Nitrospirota bacterium genomic stretch:
- a CDS encoding DUF3047 domain-containing protein encodes MRIGTLFISFFIMVLFLFQAYAQNENVLIREEFRDLEDWRPLHFPKIKKHSTYSIVQEEGKTYLRTASIASASAIVHKKEFDVYEYPRMRWKWKAENVYKKGNVKEKSGDDYPLRVYVIFKYDPLRASLGQKIRYGLAKKIYGEYPPHSSLSYIWANRKDEQGIVTNPYADESKMVIREAGPDRIGQWREENVHVVDDYRKAFGADPPAIASVAVMNDSDNTGERSVSYIEYIEVYK; translated from the coding sequence ATGCGGATAGGAACACTTTTCATTTCGTTTTTCATAATGGTTCTTTTTTTGTTTCAGGCATATGCCCAGAATGAAAATGTCCTGATTCGTGAAGAGTTCCGGGATCTGGAAGACTGGAGGCCGCTCCATTTCCCGAAGATCAAAAAGCATTCCACGTATTCCATCGTTCAAGAAGAAGGGAAAACATATCTGAGAACAGCAAGCATTGCCTCCGCATCGGCGATAGTCCATAAAAAGGAATTCGATGTGTATGAGTATCCAAGAATGAGATGGAAATGGAAGGCAGAGAATGTCTATAAAAAAGGAAATGTAAAGGAGAAGTCAGGTGACGATTATCCTTTGCGTGTCTATGTTATCTTCAAGTACGATCCTCTGCGCGCATCCCTGGGCCAGAAGATCAGGTATGGCTTAGCCAAAAAAATCTATGGTGAGTATCCTCCGCACAGCAGCCTCAGCTATATCTGGGCGAACAGGAAGGACGAACAGGGAATAGTCACGAATCCCTATGCTGATGAATCAAAAATGGTGATCCGTGAGGCTGGCCCTGACAGGATCGGACAATGGCGGGAAGAGAATGTACATGTGGTTGATGATTACAGGAAAGCATTTGGAGCTGATCCGCCGGCGATCGCCAGCGTTGCGGTGATGAACGACTCAGACAACACGGGAGAACGTTCCGTTTCCTATATTGAGTATATCGAAGTCTACAAATAG